A window of the Egibacter rhizosphaerae genome harbors these coding sequences:
- the sucD gene encoding succinate--CoA ligase subunit alpha, with amino-acid sequence MSILIDQQTKVIVQGTGAQGTFHAQRNQRYGTNVVGGVHPKKGGQTWEELGLPLFPNVAEAVAETGANTSMIMVPAPFTKDAILEAHEAGIETIVTVTEGMPVHDMAVVYNTLYPRRDDGTFAKEGRPVLIGPNCPGIISPGKANVGIIPGEITMPGNVGLVSRSGTLTYQIMHELALAGIGVSTCVGIGGDPIIGSDFLDVIERFAEDDATEAIVFVGEIGGTEEQKVGRWIADHIPQTPVVAYVAGFSAPPGKQMGHAGAIVKEGGEGGETAAEKKADLEQLGIWVGGNPTETAQKMIQALGR; translated from the coding sequence TTGAGCATCCTGATCGACCAGCAGACGAAGGTCATCGTCCAGGGCACCGGAGCCCAGGGGACCTTCCACGCGCAGCGCAACCAGCGCTACGGCACGAACGTCGTCGGCGGTGTGCATCCCAAGAAGGGCGGGCAGACGTGGGAGGAGCTCGGGCTCCCGCTGTTCCCCAACGTGGCGGAGGCCGTGGCCGAGACCGGGGCGAACACCTCGATGATCATGGTGCCGGCCCCGTTCACCAAGGACGCGATCCTCGAGGCACACGAGGCGGGCATCGAGACGATCGTGACGGTGACCGAGGGCATGCCGGTGCACGACATGGCGGTCGTGTACAACACGTTGTACCCGCGTCGCGACGACGGGACGTTCGCGAAGGAGGGACGGCCGGTCCTCATCGGGCCGAACTGCCCGGGGATCATCAGCCCCGGCAAGGCGAACGTCGGGATCATCCCCGGTGAGATCACCATGCCCGGCAACGTCGGACTGGTCTCGCGCTCGGGGACGCTGACGTACCAGATCATGCACGAGCTCGCGCTCGCGGGGATCGGGGTGTCGACCTGTGTCGGGATCGGGGGTGACCCGATCATCGGCAGCGACTTCCTCGACGTGATCGAGCGGTTCGCCGAGGACGACGCCACGGAGGCGATCGTGTTCGTCGGCGAGATCGGTGGCACCGAGGAGCAGAAGGTCGGTCGCTGGATCGCCGACCACATCCCGCAAACGCCCGTCGTGGCCTACGTGGCCGGGTTCTCCGCGCCGCCGGGCAAGCAGATGGGCCACGCCGGAGCCATCGTGAAGGAAGGCGGCGAGGGCGGCGAGACGGCCGCGGAGAAGAAGGCCGACCTGGAGCAGCTCGGGATCTGGGTGGGTGGCAACCCGACCGAGACGGCGCAGAAGATGATCCAGGCGCTCGGCCGCTAG
- the trhA gene encoding PAQR family membrane homeostasis protein TrhA, whose amino-acid sequence MTTAATLATAARPDGRPWLRGAFHGLAVPLAVLGFWLLWESANALATQATVIVFGSTLVGLYTVSSLYHLVPWSQRVRALLARFDGAMIQLFIAGSFTPVAFHTLDGSWRTWSLVVAWGVAGIGALIAASPLTAPRWLSTAGYIAVGWLAVVPMSQIVQALPWEGVGLIVLGGFFYTLGAVVYALKWPDPFPSWLGFHEIFHLLVIAASTAHYFAIWQYVLG is encoded by the coding sequence ATGACCACTGCTGCCACGCTCGCCACCGCTGCTCGTCCGGACGGGCGTCCCTGGCTCCGTGGCGCCTTCCACGGGCTGGCGGTTCCGCTGGCCGTGCTGGGCTTCTGGCTGCTCTGGGAGTCGGCGAACGCGCTGGCCACGCAGGCCACGGTCATCGTGTTCGGCAGCACCCTCGTGGGCCTCTACACGGTGTCGAGCCTCTACCACCTCGTCCCGTGGAGCCAGCGTGTGCGGGCGCTGCTGGCACGGTTCGACGGTGCAATGATCCAGCTGTTCATCGCCGGCTCCTTCACGCCGGTCGCCTTCCACACGCTCGACGGCAGCTGGCGGACGTGGAGCCTCGTCGTCGCGTGGGGGGTCGCCGGGATCGGGGCGCTCATCGCGGCCTCGCCCCTCACCGCGCCCCGCTGGCTCAGCACCGCCGGTTACATCGCCGTGGGCTGGCTCGCGGTGGTCCCCATGAGCCAGATCGTGCAGGCCCTCCCGTGGGAGGGCGTGGGACTCATCGTCCTAGGCGGCTTCTTCTATACGCTCGGTGCGGTCGTCTACGCCCTCAAGTGGCCCGACCCGTTCCCGTCGTGGCTCGGCTTCCACGAGATCTTCCATCTGCTCGTCATCGCCGCGAGCACGGCCCACTACTTCGCGATCTGGCAGTACGTCCTGGGCTGA
- the purN gene encoding phosphoribosylglycinamide formyltransferase, producing the protein MSSRLVVLASGSGSNLQALLDAPDLAPEIALVASDRAGATALERAARAGIATSCVPFRGSEDRDAWAEELGEAVAAAAPDLVVLAGFMRVLPPPFVRRWPMFNVHPSLLPAFPGARAVEAALEWGVKVSGATVHFVDEEVDHGPIVAQEAVPVTPDDDAASLHARIQTVEHRLLPAAVRLHAEGRLRSEGRRVHVVD; encoded by the coding sequence ATGTCCTCCCGCCTCGTCGTGCTGGCATCCGGTTCGGGCTCGAACCTGCAGGCCCTGCTCGATGCCCCGGATCTGGCCCCCGAGATCGCGCTCGTCGCCAGCGACCGCGCGGGGGCCACTGCGCTGGAGCGGGCCGCTCGCGCGGGCATCGCGACGTCCTGTGTGCCCTTCCGTGGGAGCGAGGACCGCGACGCCTGGGCCGAGGAGCTCGGCGAGGCCGTCGCGGCGGCCGCCCCCGATCTCGTCGTCCTGGCCGGGTTCATGCGGGTGCTGCCGCCGCCCTTCGTGCGCCGCTGGCCGATGTTCAACGTGCACCCGTCGCTCCTGCCCGCCTTCCCGGGAGCCCGCGCGGTCGAGGCCGCGCTGGAGTGGGGGGTGAAGGTCTCCGGCGCGACGGTGCACTTCGTCGACGAGGAGGTCGACCACGGTCCGATCGTCGCCCAGGAGGCGGTGCCCGTCACTCCCGACGACGACGCGGCCAGCCTGCACGCACGCATCCAGACGGTCGAGCACCGTCTGCTCCCCGCAGCGGTCCGCCTCCACGCGGAGGGTCGGCTCCGATCGGAGGGCCGACGCGTGCACGTGGTGGACTGA